CGCAATCCATAGCTTCGAGAATTAGAATCACCCTCACGTTCCTCGCTTGTGGCTTGATTTTCATTAGCAAATCGAGCAACAATTGCCATTTCTGCAACCTCTCTAGCTCCTGCATCAACGGACCCTCAGAGGGTTTCGATGTTTTGTCGTAGAACACAACGGATCGTTGatcaagaaaagcataatatGCTCGAACGAATGCCTCGAACCCCCATATTTTGTAAGGATTAGAATGACAGTCTTGAAAATTTGAAAGATCGAATGGGAGGCGTCCGATCCATTTTACCGCTGATGTCTTGCAGCAAAAGACACCATGCATCAACATTAACCCCTTGAGAGCTACAATCCAGCTATGAGTCTTGCCCATTCGCATCGAGATAGCGTACATAAGAGGCTTGAGGGTGACAGGGGAGGCTCGAACCCAGGCGAAGACTCGGTTAACATTCCTATAATCAATGCCGGTGTCGTCGTGGCTGGTGGCCTTGATGATTGCCTCCTCAAGAGCAGGGTTCCGGGCGGAGGTACGCCGGGCAAGAGATGAAACCAAAATGCTGTTCCTGTCCTTGAGGGCCCCGGCGGCCCTCTGCCACATTTTCATTTCCCCCAAAATCTAATGTCCCTCAAAGGTTTTTGCTTTAAAGGGgactttttttccccctattttAAGCATCTTTGTATAGTTTGTCAATCCTAACCTCTCTTCTCCTCCTGTTATTTTGGTTATCAACTTCTTCTCAACTGAATTTGTcctatatttttaattataacaaagaaaaaacaaatatgaCATGgtagttgaaaattttgtatgATAATGTGGCCTAGTAATTGTAGCTTGTTAAGGTTGTTGCCAAAATAGATTTACAGGTCTTGATGGTTGGTACCAATTAAAAAAGAACAAGGGTGTTAATGGTTGGCATAGGTTTGACTTTGTCTTTTTGGTTATTATTGGGTTTATGATGTGGTGTCACGTTTTTACgcgttcttttttattttatattttgagaaagctcatagagatgaagaaatgaagaataaaCAGGTTGGTGCAACTAGGTATCATAGGCATGTTGTTTTCAAGGGTTTGATCTTGTTGGCTTTTTCTCATTTCtgacaagattttttttttcaattttttttttaagatggtttatgatgtaataattctcgcaagtgcacaataGACTATGATTAGCATGGTGTATGTAAGTACAAGGTCGATCCCACAGAGACTaattaatctaattaatatacctaatttgatgaatgattgagatttgttgaaaaaggaagaatgattgatgtaaataaaataagcaagtaagaaataaaattcagattttgtatccaataagagaagaacactaggacAATGATTTCACATAACGATCCTATCACAAgtatccaattaacaaacacacaattatggttccaattcaagggttgattctttcttaaatatattGGTTTCTTCGTTCGCAGTGCCAACAGATATTATTAACAATgtattaatcctgttcggttcgcaatTTTTAACCTAAAGCTAATAACTCATTCCGAtataaagaactataacaatcaatcaatcccctaaaccttgttcatggcagtcgacaattgatttccttagttccggttccactaagacacgtgaattcggttcttTCCTTAGTCCTAGttagatgagcctaattgaacattcaattggtgatcaggtaatcaaacaaacaatagactataagcatggtaattaaagacatgaatcattgaaccaaaattatgcattcattaaatcaaaatacttgcaatattcatactaggctacatcaagccctagcaaagaggtttaatTACAACCTATCTTCCAAggaacaaaatcaaaatcaaaaagagaattcatagaaagaagatgaagaaaccccCTTTAGATTGATGGAATTGTTGTTGGGTAGGAAGCCTTGATTCCTTGAATAGGTTTGTAGCTTCTATTCCAGGAGACATATATTGGGGCGCTCGAGCGGTTATTTGTGCTCAAGCGGCCGTATACAAGATTCAACTTCAATATTGCTTCTTTCTTGACGTAATTTCATCCAACTTTGTATCTTTCCACTTCATAATTTTGCGTTGACTCTcctacaataaaaacacaaagaatttACGTAATATCAATccaattccatcaaaaataCCAAGAGCGAATATAGAAACATGCACAAAAGTGGTATCAAATATGTGCATATCAGTTTACTTGTAACTTGGGTTATTCTCTCAGAAGAGTATTTGTTTTTCCACTAATAATCTAACTTCTTTCATGATTTTTATTTCCATGGGCAACTTTCTTTAATTTCTAAAATTCGATTGATGTTGTTGGTAAGGTTTTGAAAATCGAACTAGTCATCGAATTGAAAAATTTATTGCTTCTTGGTTCAATAGTTCAACTGAGGTTGGATCAGGTTCGAACTAGTTCAATATTtataaatcattaaatataaaattactaATCGAATCTTATGTATATTATAACATATTTTAATAATTCGAGtatatttatttcatatgtatattatatatatgtatgtatatgtttctATCTAAACTGACCCTTACACATCAGATGACATGTGTCAAGATGGTCCCTACACTTTGCAAGGAATAACCAATCTTTTGGTGACACGTGACAACGACGTGACATTTTTATTTctaatgtttgttcattttataggatttttttttgtggttgttGACATGGAATCTAGGGGTCAATTACTAAAATCGGGATTGTTTGAAAATTAGTGTCTAAAACGCTACAAAAGAGGGGATTTTAGTCTTAACAGTTTATCCTCTTCAAAGTTGGTTTGTTGAGGAATAACCAAAATTTCAGCAAGATTATCTCAAAGAGTGTCCAGGAGAAATCGGAGTCTGTTAGTCTTATGTCTATGATTTTTCTCAAACATATTCCCAGTTGAAACACGATGTTGTGAAGTCTGAGCCACGTTCGTCCTGCACTTGAAGGAAGAGGGCATTTTTTCTGGATCTTTCATGCAGAAGTATCAACAGAATGTCGATCTTTAGCTATGTTTTCATAATCTCAAGTTCGAAGCCTACCAATTAGGAAGATGGAAGGCACCACGATTTTCTAGAATATCTACATCCACCTTGAAGAAGGAGCACGATCAAAGAGATACTATCATCGTCCCCATTTCTAGAAGAAAGTTGCAGTTATGAAACCCACTAAACCAGTCACTCCAGCAAGCAATAAGAATGTGGTTTCCCATGATTCCCCATGAAAGAATACGTGAGGGAAGTGCTAGGGAAATAAGAGAAGAGACATCACCATGATTACCATGAAAACTatacaagaagaaagaaaaatatacaaacatCCCTCGTCAACCACAGACCTAACGTTTTCAAATCTTTACTACTTACTTAGGCAATGACTCCGGTaacttatcttttcaattagcatggctCGGGCTAACGAGTTTTAgatttgtccttttcttttgctAAAGAACCTTCGTGGCTATATCTTTGGTTTGGCTTGTAAAGTACACCTTGTTACATCTCAGGATGTACctattttcaatgaaattcctaCTGCATTTCAAGAAtgcattgtttttcatttctctCCATTAGAAGTCTTTTCATTCTGGTGATAGTCTTCTGTCTCTTACTTTTTTTAAGATTAACCCTACAcaaattttaagtcattttatcAGAAGGCAAACCTCGAGCCAATAATTTTGTCTTCTCTAACTATACACAGTCTGTTTGGGGAAGAGGTTAGACTTGGTGCTACACATTATCAAAATCTTTAGACTGACAGCAATTCCTGACACACTTGCATTTTTATCATCAACAACCCCAATACTCATGTTCCCAACATCCAAATTTTTGATTTCTCATGTCCAGCGCAGAAGTCACTGAATAATATATCTATATTATATGCATTATAATGTGTAAGGGCATTTTTATGTAATGCCATATATTAAATTAATGTACActttaaacaaaaaattatagtaGCTTAGTTGGCCAGAGCATTGGTCTTTTTAATATGATGTTTTGGGTTCAAATCCTACCAGGCATAGTTTTTAGAACCGTACCATGCATGAAACCATGTTGGCTAAAGGTTCGAGGTTTAtacataaattaatataaacTACACTACATCTAAAGGTTCGAGATTTATACACAAATTAATATAAACTACACTACATGAAAACTAAAAtgtgaaattatttattttcatttataatttttatggtACTAATatctttttgttaaattttttttaaaaaaacataaaaagggaATATACATCTGCAGGGTTGTACGTTAAATGAAAAGCAAATGGGCCGGTACAAATCATAAACCATCTGTTGGGCTATCATTAACATATTTTATACGCAAACTAAGTTAGGGACAAACTTGTAATTTTGGTACTTATGCAGGAATTAGGGCTTTTgcttagggctgttattggtacggttaccgttaccaaacacggaataccgttaccataccaattctttcggtaactcaaaaaatgttaccgttaccgttaccggaagagtcggtataccgatggtcggtataccgatcgatcggtaatggtaagtcggtaattggtaaatttaccaattcttaaacttatttaaaaaagagaaagaaaaaaaaaatacatcaagtagtattgtgtttaatagtcattgtatgaaagtacaacactttcatcttgcctacaataccaataataaaagtaatagattaatgagaaggatcattgtgctacatgtgaataagagaaaatacctatcaatcggagaaaaaaagaaaggagaattcacataacattattccaacaatctataacggaaaatctttcatttcattaatttctaatatttttagtatccgaagtgttttaaactccatagcatgaaagctagaagaaacaagataaataaagataaaagaccataatggaaatggagaagaaaagcatgtaatcaataccaacaaagcattttgttatgtagcaaacgctgctttaaagttaatgaaattgctacgagtgatatataaatgataaccctaaaaataataaatggtctagattaaattagatcaatctaatggtcataattaaataaaactaaaactaaaaataatattaatatatatttaatatatatgtcggtaatcgggaaatttaccggttttgaactttgcttaccgttaccgttaccgaaatcatcggtaaatttaccgtaccgaacaattggtaacggtataccaatcttctgttattttcggtaaccaattgatcggtaatggtataccaatggataatttaccataccaataacagccctacttTTGCTTTTTAGACATTTAGTGGTGCGTGTCCTCCCTcagtttctcttcttttctaaaGGCGGTCTACTTGGTCTTGAGTTCCTCGGCCGCATCTTTTGGTCTTGTAATCCTACAAGTTatcctattttttattttaccacTAATTTCTTTATGTTATGATCCTAATTTTTTGTATTAGGCAGTGATGTTATACGGCGCGTTTTAGCCTACTGAGTCTTGTGTTGGTGTTAACATGTGTAATATTCTTATTGGCCAATTTGGTTTAAGTCGATTAATTAGTTAGTTAATATTGATTAGCTCAGCTTGTATGTTtttatgaatgaatgaaatgagaaaCTCTTCTCATAATTCCTCCGTATTTCCTCCATTTCGCTATTAACAACCACTATGTTAGGTCAAAAACGTTAGAGGCTTAATATTGGTATCAGAGCCATCCGCCATAGCCTTTTGTTCCCTTCCTTTGCTAACTCGTCGTCATACTCGTTCTTCTACCATCGATACCCGAATGACTATAGTTGAACCTAACTTGGAGCAGTTGTCTGTACCTTTCCAGAAATTAAGTTCTATGATTGGTGGTGATAGTCTCGATTCTAAATTGGAAGCATAATTCGAGAAATTGCGTCTTGATAGGATGAAATAGAAGGATGTTGATCTCGGATTTACTACTGCTGATGATAGATCTGAGTTAGGGTTACCTCGTCTTAAACGATGAACTGAAGGAACTGATGGTAGAGGTTTGTCTCATCGTCAACGTTGGCAAAAAATTGGCTTTTCAAAGTTTACTTAGGGAAGTGATCCTCTTCCGTGGATACACAAATCTGAGTCATATTTCCTCTTTTATGGCACTTTAGAGCATCAAAAGGTTGTTTTAGCTTCTTTCAATTCGGAGGGGGAGGTGCTCCAGTGGTTCAAATAGATGGATTGTCTTCAGTCCACTCCCCGCTGGGAGGATTTCATCATagctctatgtagagagtttagTCAATCTGACTTTGAAGATAGTGCAAAATCACTCTTCAAATTAAAACAGGTAGGAACTCTCGGTGCCTATGTTAGTGAATTTCGAAGACTTGCAAATAGGAACTACTGGATGAGTCCAAAGTTGTTAAAGAATTATTTTATAAGGGGTCTAGTACCTGAATTACGTTATGATGTAAAGTTGTTGAAGCAAGAAACTACTCAATATGCAATTTCTATAGCTCTCCAGATTGATACTAAATTGAATCACTTAGAAATTGGCACAGTAAACCTATTCCTCTCAAACTTGATGGTACTACTACTATATCTAGTTCTCTAGTTCCAGCACCAGGTTGCTAAACCACCTATTACTCCTACTATCAAACAACCTTATAAGACCTACCTGTGAGGAAAATTTCTCCGAAGGAGTTGCAAGATAGGAAACAAAAACTATTTTGTTTTTACTGTGATGAAAAATTTGTGTGAGGACATAAGTGTGATAAAAGGCAACTACTACTATTAGAGATTACTTTTTAGGATGTagttgaagaacaaaatgagaATGTTTTGGAGGTAGTTCCAGAAATAGAATTCCAACAACTAGCCCTTAGTAGTTGTGCATTTTATGGGATAGCAGAGAATCAACGTATGGAAACAATAAAGATTAAGGGAATTCCTAAGAATTAGCCATTATTGGTGTTAGTTGATTCTGGTAgtacacataacttggtgaattTTAGGTTGTTGAAACAAATTGGTTGACATTGTGAAAAGACTAAAGAGTATGAAGTCATGATTGTTGATGGAGAGAAGGTCAAAGGAATGGGTTGCTGCAGCAATATTCAGTTAACTTTGGGGGCATATTTGTGTGATACTAGTCTTTTGGTATTGCCTTTAGGAGGGTGTTAGTCTTGTCTTATGGAACTTCCAAAATCTTACAATGGAATTTAGTAAGGATAATAGGACCTATGGTTGAGTAGTGAAGTGTCTAATCTTCCCTTGGTTCAGGAAGCTTATCtgcataaaattgagaaacatTTACAAGGAACCAATCTAAGCTTATTGTTGTATTCACAAGAGACTCTTGTACCTAATTCCTTTGACAGTATGCTAGAACATCAGAAGATGGAGCTGCAATCTTTATTGAATTAATATGATTCAATCTTTCAGTCTCCAACATATTTACCTCCTATTAGAGCACATGAATCACATCATTTCTTTGATTGAAGGTGCCTAACCACCTAGCAAGAGACCATATCACTATGGACCTCTATAAAAATAGAAATTGAGAAAGCTGTATAGGAGTTCTGTAGGTTGGTTTCATCAGACACAATCACAGTCCATTTTGATCTCTCGTCTTAttggttaaaaagaaaaaaggcacATAAAGGATGTGCGTGGACTACAAGAAGCTCAACTAACTAACAATCAAAGATAAGTCTCTTATACCTTTAATAGATGATCTACTTGATGAATTAAATGGAGCTCAATATTTCTCTAAGCTGGATTTGAGGGTTGGTTACCATCAAATCGGAATGTATGAACAAGACATAGAGAAAACTACTTTTAGAACATATTCTGGGCATTGTGAATTTCTTGTCATGCCATTTAGATTGACAATTGCTCCAGCAACCTTTCAGAGGTTAATGAATGATATCTTTAAAGAATTCCATTGGAAATTTGTGCTAGTCTTTTTTGATGATATTTCGGTATATAGTACCAGCTGGGAGGTCAATTTGCAGCACTTGAGGGAAGTTTTTAATAGATTACAGCAACATTAGCCGTTGGTTAAAAGGCAAAAGTGTGCCTTTGGTCAATAGAAGGTAGAGTATTTAGGACATATAGTTTCAAATGATGGGGTAGCAACTGATCCTACTAAGTTGACAGCTATAACATATTGGCCAAttctaaaaaaaagtaaaggagTTAAGGGGATTCTTGGGCTTCACTGGATATATAGAAAGTTCATTCCAGAGTACAGGAAGATTTGTCATCCACTAGATAAAGTAACTAAGAAGAATAGTTTTGTGTGGACTAATTTGGGTTCAGAAGCCTTTGCAAAGATTAAAAGCATCATGATCTCACCTTAAGTTCTAGCATTACAATATTATTCAATAATGTTTGAATTAGAGTGTGATGCCTCAGAAACTGGTATTGGTGCAATGCTACAGTTGAATAGTAGACTAGTGGCATTCACCAGTCAATCTTTGGGCCCCAAAAACGAAGGTTTTTCTACATATGAGAAGGAATTAATTGCCATTATGTTTGTTGTAAAAAAGTGACAGAATTACCTACATGGAAGACATTTTGTGATCAAGACTGATCGTCAAAGTTTGAAACACTTCTTACATCAAAGAGTTGGATCACCATTTGAACAAAAGTGGGTATCTAAATTGTTGGGGTATGACTATGAGATCTGATACATGTATGGAAGAGAAAATGTCGTGGCTGATGCCTTTTCAAGAATTTGCAGATGGAACAAGAAAGGATGAAGACTCAAGTGGATAAGCGCAGAACTAAAAGGGAGAACAATGTTGGTGATTTGGTTTACATGAAATTAACTCCATATTAGTTACCTTCTTTAGCATCTCATAGCTACCAAAAATTGCATCCAAAGTTCTATGGACCTTATAAGATTTTCGAAAGGATTGGTACAGTAGCCTATAAGCTTCAACTCCCTTCTAATTTCAGAGTTCATCTAGTTTTCGATATCAGTTGTCTTAAGAAAAGTATAGGTCCAGATGTAGTTTCTACTATTACACTACTCCCTTCTAATTTCAGAGTTCATCTAGTTTTCGTTATCAGTTGTCTTAAGAAACGTATAGGTCTAGATGTAGTTCCCACTATTACACTACCTTAGTTATTGATCCAGGCTTGGTACAGGCTCAGGTTCTTCATGCTGTGTTGCAAAGAAGAATTTACAAGAAATGTGATGTTTTAGGAATCCAACTCTTGGCACACTAGTAGGATCATGCATTGGAGGAGGTTACATGGGAAGATCATGCAGATTTTGTAGTCAAGTATCCAGATTTCAAGTTTTAAATAGTTTTACATTATGTTTCACAAATGGGTTATCTTGAGGACAAGTTTGTTGTCGAGGGGAGGGTAGTTGTTATGATCCTAATTTTCTGTATTAGGTAGTGATGTTATATGGTGCATTTTAGCCTATTGAGTCTTATTTTAGTGTTGACACGTGTAATATTCTTTCTGGCCAATTTGGCTTAAGTTGGTTAATCAATTAGTTAAAAATGCTGATTAGCTCAACTTGTATGCTTTTACGAATAAATGAAATGAGAAACGCTTCTCCCAATTCCTTAGTATTTTCTCCATTTCGTCATTAACAACCTCTGTGCTAGAACAAGCACACCATAGGCTTTACACTTTATGATTGATTCATATTGGGAATTTGATTCGTAGAAGAGATTGGGAGATGGTGAGGTGAAAATCTAAAAGGTGGAAAGCCAATTGATTTTTCAAGTTGTTAGTTTTTTCGTCACATCGCCAATTTTTGTTCACGAAATGGAGGTTGGATCTCAGTTTTACTAGTTTTTGAGCATATACgatattatattatgttatcAAAATATTGTTGCTGTTATAAAAACTCTACTACCAGGAGGAAGTTTTCAAAGATTTCCtaatttaatcaaattatttgGCTCAACCGGTTTAAAATGGCTGGTTCAATCGAACTAGCCGATTCcttaaaaaattttgatttgctaATTTATTGGTTTACAAATCCTAGACCGGACAAAGGTCTAGTCATCGGTTGAACCAACCAATCCGGTCTGATTTTAAAACCTTGGTTGCTTTATGAGTGTTTGGATTGATGCACTCTTATGAAAAACCTTAGCAAAGTGTTGCTTGTGAGACAGTTAGAAATATTCATTCCGTCCAACTTTTAAAATTCAGAATCACCATACTATTTATTTTAGATTGTTGAATTAGAAAGTTGAGGTACAACAAAGTTATCAATTAAAAGTAGACCGAAGATTAAATCAGTGAGCCTATAAAATTTGTTCTTTAAATCTATATTTTTACGaagcatttggttcataattgaatGAGTGTGAGGTGAGTGCCAGTTAAGCTTGACCatatttggtataaaataaagagtgattATGAAAGTAACGATTTTAATAgcacaattttcatattacccatttttaaaaattaaaacaatattttcggtaaaaagatatttttcgtccctcaactatggaacgagtttcatttttgtccctaaaatttttttctctcatttgcgcccctcaactattgaaaaatatcattttcgtcctttcaagtgagattgaagttA
The window above is part of the Tripterygium wilfordii isolate XIE 37 chromosome 3, ASM1340144v1, whole genome shotgun sequence genome. Proteins encoded here:
- the LOC119995017 gene encoding putative clathrin assembly protein At1g25240 produces the protein MKMWQRAAGALKDRNSILVSSLARRTSARNPALEEAIIKATSHDDTGIDYRNVNRVFAWVRASPVTLKPLMYAISMRMGKTHSWIVALKGLMLMHGVFCCKTSAVKWIGRLPFDLSNFQDCHSNPYKIWGFEAFVRAYYAFLDQRSVVFYDKTSKPSEGPLMQELERLQKWQLLLDLLMKIKPQARNVRVILILEAMDCVIIELCETYSRICNGISRVLLNIYSANKTEAALALKVLQKATTQGEQLSVYFELCRDFGVINATDCPNVKKIPEEDILELERIINGVSKKEAEEDGYSTDIVVRGNMELTTRDGLQTIITDKWETFDEDFKVNEGLMIGFYERKITNNPFEISPNNDLLPLVPINVIGAPASKQELPDLISF